The Aspergillus oryzae RIB40 DNA, chromosome 5 genome segment GCGCCTCATGGGCGCTACTCGATGAGGACTGATCCGTGAGCTGAGCGCGCAGATTCGAAATCTCAAGCTCCATAGCCTCAATCGTGGCAGACTTCGACTCAAGCTGCTGCACAAGATCTGCGGGAGGGGACTCTGACGAGGCCGGTGACGCAGTACTCCGATGCGTCTTCTGCAGATGCGAGTTCTGTCTCTGGAGCGAGGCAATCTCCGCTTTCTATAACCACCGTCAGTAACAGATCCAATATTGTAACCATAGCCATTGTCACATCCATCCACATCACAACCGTAGCAATataggggaaagaaaaagtaaagaagaaCTAACCAactcctcaacctcccccaccttctcctcagccttagccaacttctccttcaactcCGCAACATCAACACTCGCTTCGCGAAACTCCTCCAActgctcctccgtcttcttccaccGGCCTGTCgcctcctcaagctccttctccagccGccggttctccttctccacctcctcaatCCGCCCCGCCTGCTTCCGATACACCTCATGCACAGACTCCCCGTCAGCCGTCAACGGCGGCAAAGAAGGTGACTTCAACATCGCCGACGGCGAAGGCGACGCACTACCCTGCGAAACGGACCCCTTCCGGAACGAAGAcgacctcatcttcgacTGGATCGACAGCGAAGGCTGGCGGCCATGGCGCGACGGCGTATCCGCTTTCACGGCGGGCTGGGGTTCGGTCGAGGGAGATGGGGAGGTGGGTTGTTCGGTAGGTAGTTGTTCAGGTTCATcttgtgtttgttgttggtctTCGGGCTTCTCTTGGGCGTCATCCGTTGGCTTCGATTCTTCTTTCGACTCTTCTGTAGCTTGTGGTTGTCCTTCTTCTACTTGTTGTTTATCTTCCGTACTCGGCGAAGACTCCTTCGTTTCCTTAGCTGTAGAAGCCTCAGAACCAGATGTTTTCTTAttcgcctttttcttctgcttctgtAGCTGCGCGACCTGTTCGATTTGAAATAATCAGTTATCCGCTGAGTTCTTGTTTGGGTTCCAATGGAACAAAAGGTCATAGGTGGATGGTCAAAACGtaccctcttcttcgcagcgGCTAGCTTTTCGGCCTTGGTGCgctcttcgtcgtcggccattttggtcTATAGATAGGGGAAGGAAGGGGTTGAGGTTGGTTAATTgcttggaggaggtgagATTTGGGCGTGTATGTATATGCGGATCGGAAGGGACAGCTTTCCCCGTCGTGCACGGACCAACTCGTTGTTTCTTTGGACTGGACCTTTGGTATGTCCTGGGAATATCCCAATATTATCGTTCTGGTATTACGTTTTGTGGGTTCTTTACAGAGTATTGGGGGAATGTCATTATCATTGTTcaccctttctttttttctatttgcTTTTCTTGTGTGAAACAGAAATCTTGTGGTTACTGGGTTCTACTCCTCAGACCGTCCACTCGGTGTACAATAGCATAATTAATTCAGTGATCAAGAATCGTAAatacaagaacagaaagaaagacaagcaaTTCAACGCCCCGGGCGCGCCGCAACGAATTGGGTATGCAGCgcaaaatgatcaaaaccTACACAACGAAACGACGACTTCATCAAATAGGGGCCTATTATCATCCCTGCCGGTCACCAAACGCCCCAAACCTGTGCAGATGCGGCAGACGTAGCGAACAACTGAGCAAAACGTTAAGAATATCCATATTGAATCGaatcgaagaagagggagCATCAGCGGAAGATTAAAAGGTAAGACAGCGAAGCAATATCAAGTCGTAACATAACGGGTTGAATCGTAATTTAAACCTCCATCGAGTCGGCAATTTCTTCACTCATGGCACGGACCGTGCCCTTGCTGCCAGATCTAGATCGGAATTCCTCGTCGCTGAGCACGTAGTTGTCGTATTCGTCCACAACGGGTCGGGCTGGCTTGCTGGCGTGCTCTTCGTCGGACTCGCTCTCGTCTTCCAAGTGCACCACGTCGCCGAGCCAGTAGCGGGCCCGCTTGCTTGACCCAAGGTCCGGTGTGAGATAGCCGTCGTCGTACGTCCTCTTTGCGGTCGGCGTAGCAACTCCATCGCTAGGCGTGTGACTAAGGATCGGGATGGCTCTGAGGTAGAGATAACAGACACGCTTCCGAGTACGGTTAAAAAAGAAGTAGTGCAGGCTCCAGATCGCTCCGTCGTCCGCATCGGAAGGATCTTCTTCCGGAGAGTAGGAGTAGATGGAGCACTCATTGAGCGATAGCTGCTCATCGATTATTTGCCACATCCTCGGTCCCCACGTAGCAGAGGCCCCGGCATTGTATGACCCCGAGATTGTCACTGGTGATGGGGGAGCGAGGTCGATGGCTTCACGTGGCCGAAGGTTGAACAGTGTGGAATCAATCGTATTCATCACCCGTTTGATGTTCCTCTCGCGATGGAAGTCCGACGGGCGCAACACATGAGAGAAGTCGTAATCTGGATGGCTTGCGTTTAGGGTTGCGATTAGATAGGCGAAGGTTCTCCGGCTGGAATGATCGCTCAGGGGTCCGAAGGGGCTAGACCGGGATAAATTGAGCGAGGCGGCCGCGTCCGACGCATTTGGAGGCGACAACGATGCGGACAGGCGAAGAGTCGATTCGTATTGCGCTTCAAGCGACTGTTCGATGTTCTTATACAACTTCCGGTCGGCACGTGCTGCCTTTGTCGTGTAAAGATCGCAGCCTCCTAAAATGTGGCAATCACCGGTGTCGAAATTCAGGGAACTCGTCACATCCTCGATCtctggaaggggaagaaactAGTGGAAGCAATCCGTTAGCATGGCATCGGGGATACGGATTTCAGGATGGAGGTGGAACATAGGATGCGAACCTTCATCTTTGACAATAGCGGTCAAGAGTCCTGACCGGTCGATCCAAAGCACAAGGTAAACAAGGCGATTAACCCTTTGTAAGAGATAAGAAAGCCCCTTCTTGCGACAGGCAGATGAATCAGGTATCAACAGTATCCTAAGCGATAAGGCAGCGTCCACGTCGGCTGAAACGTAGCCGATCGGAGATAAGAGGTCGTGAGTTGGCAACAAGCGCTAGGCTGGCTGGGCAGTTATTCAATGGACAGAAGGTAAGTTATTTGAGTGAATCACGGCCAAATAGCCATGACAAATAAAGcaagatgaaaaagaagatgggaagagatccaggaggGACACTTGGGGATGAAACTATCGTACGGCAATTGGGGGGGCCTGGCTCAGCTGAGGCGCGTTGCAACCCGGGGTCGGAGAGGGTCACGTGGCAACGGTCTCGGccagtgatatcattcagCTACCTCACGGGCGCCGATCCAGATAACACGGGGTCAGTACCAAACATTGGGATGAAAGTCACTTTCCTTGGTTGAATCCATAATTGAAGCATGTTCATAGCCATGTGGTATTAATTAGTGGTCGTGAACTGTGTAGAAAACAACGCCTAGTATGTACGTCCAACGCCAATATGTCCTCCCAATATTTCCCAAAGCGGAAATCCAAATATAGAAACACAGGAACGCTCAGTTGCCGAATGTAAAGGCCGCTACATGATCTTCGTAAccacatcttcctcaacctaGATAGAGGACAATTCTTATTAGCGTCGATCGACAGTAGGCCAAAGGAGGATCGGAACGCACGAGATGCAGCAAACGACCGCGGTGGCAAAAAGGATTGCAGGAAAACAATTGGGTGATATATAGCAAAGTGGAGCGAAATAGCAACGCGCGCAAAGGATACCACAAGCCCAAGAAACAACGGGCAGCAAATAGAACCAAGCATTCAAAAGAGCATACTAAAACAGCCCCGGCAGAGCTCTGATGATGGATACGATCGCATCCGATCGTAGTACCCCACAGACCTCCTGCCATCGTTTATGCGAACTTCTAAGCAAGATACGGCGGTCAATAACTCACCTCAATGTCTTCCAAGCTGTCCTGTTGACTGATGCACCGGaggacattcttcttgctaCTCTCCTGCATCTCTCCCGCCAATAGCAATTCATCTAGGATGAAATATGCCTTCTGGAAGTTGAAAATGATGTCCAGCTCGCAGACGTTGCCGTAATACTTGTCCATCTGCTCGACGTAGCGATGCACGACTTCGAGGGTGAT includes the following:
- a CDS encoding RNA polymerase III-inhibiting protein MAF1 (Mod5 protein sorting/negative effector of RNA Pol III synthesis); this translates as MQESSKKNVLRCISQQDSLEDIEFLPLPEIEDVTSSLNFDTGDCHILGGCDLYTTKAARADRKLYKNIEQSLEAQYESTLRLSASLSPPNASDAAASLNLSRSSPFGPLSDHSSRRTFAYLIATLNASHPDYDFSHVLRPSDFHRERNIKRVMNTIDSTLFNLRPREAIDLAPPSPVTISGSYNAGASATWGPRMWQIIDEQLSLNECSIYSYSPEEDPSDADDGAIWSLHYFFFNRTRKRVCYLYLRAIPILSHTPSDGVATPTAKRTYDDGYLTPDLGSSKRARYWLGDVVHLEDESESDEEHASKPARPVVDEYDNYVLSDEEFRSRSGSKGTVRAMSEEIADSMEV